CAGGGGCGCAGGCTGCGGGAGGAGGGCGCCAGCAGGGCCGCTTGCAGGATTTTTTCTATTTTTTCTTTCTCCACCGGCTGGTCGGTAAAACGGCGAATACTGCGGCGCTTTTGTAATAATTCCAGCATCTTACCCACTCCTTTCAAATTTTTATAACTATATTATAACATTGCTTTTTACTGGTGGAATATGCTAAAATGTCAGAAAAATGCCCTTGGAGGTGAAGGCATGCAGATAACAGGACGCCCGGTCACCCCGCTTTTTTTTCCGGGCAACCGGACCGGCATAGTATTGATTCATGGCTTCACCGGTTCACCGGGGGAAGTGGAGCCCCTGGGCCGGGCCCTGGCGGCTCAGGGCTGGACGGTACAGGTGCCCCTGTTACCCGGCCATGGCACTGATGTGGAAGAGCTGGCCCGCACCTGCTGGCGGGACTGGGTGGCTGCTGCGGAAAAAGCGGTAGTAGAGCTCAGGCAAAAGTGCGACCGGGTCTACCTGGCCGGGTTATCGATGGGGGGGTTGATCAGCCTCTACCTGGCCCATTATCAGCCGGTAGTAGGAGTGATCAGCCTGGCGGCCCCGATTTATCTCAAAAACAAGAAAGCCTATCTGGCTCCTTATTTACGCTGGGTCAGACGCTATGCTCCCAAAGAGAGGCAAGAAGATGGGCATTACCTGTTAACTCATTTCAATTATGATCACATACCGCTGGCCGCTCTGGTCAGTTTACTGGAATTTATTCGAACTGCCCGCAAGCAACTCCCCCTGGTACAAGTACCGGTCTTGCTTATCCAGGGTGATGCGGATGAGACTGTTGACCCGGCTAGTGCCGAATACATCTTTCACCAGCTGGGAAGCAGAGAAAAAAAGTTGTTGTCCCTTCCAGGAGGCAGACACCTTTTGCCTTTAGGGCCGCAGCGCCAGCAGGTGGCAGAAGCGGCCATCGCCTTTATTAACAGTTTGGAGGAACAGAGCAATGAAGGAGTTTCAAGGAGAATATGACCACTGGTGTTTTGCCTGTGGCAAGCAAAATCCCCGGGGTTTACATCTGGAATTTACGATAGAGGGGGAGGAGTATGTGACTACCTTCACTCCGGGCCCGGTCCATCAGGGCTATCCCGGTATCATGCACGGAGGGATTATCTGCACCCTGCTTGATGAAGTAATGGGCCGCTACCTCTGGAAGCAAGGCCTGACGGCACCTACGGCGGAGTTGACGGTGAGATTTCGGCGGCCTGTTCCCATCAATGAACCTTTACAGGTTCGGGGCCGGGTGGTCAACCGCCGGGGCCGGGTGATTGAAATGGAAGCCAGTCTGATTTTGCTCAAGGACCAGCAAGTGGCGGCCACAGCCACTGGCAAATTCATTCAAATCAAAGAAGGAGGACTGACTGATGGACAGAATTGAAGCAGTACAGCTGATGGAGAAATATGTAACCAACACAAATTTGCGCAAGCACTGCCTGGCAGCGGAATTCGTCATGCGCCGCCTGGCCCGCCATTTTGGCGAAGATAAGAAAATCTGGGGCTTAGCTGGCCTCTTGCATGATATCGATTATGACCAGACCAAGGATGACCCGGCCCGCCACAGTCAGGTGGGAGCCGACCTGCTGGCTGAACTGGGGCTGCCGGAGGAAGTGGTCTATGCCGTGCGGGTACATAACGAATACCACGGCCTGCCCCGCCTGTCCCGCCTGGATAAGGCCCTCTACAGCGTTGACCCCACCACCGGCCTGATTGTGGCCGGAGCCCTGATCCGTCCGGAAAAGAAGCTGGCGGCAGTGGATGTGCCTTTTCTGGTCAATCGTTTTCACGAAAAATCCTTTGCCCGCGGGGCCAACCGGGAGCAGATTCAAGCCTGTACGGAACTGGGTCTGAGCCTGGAGGAGTTCCTGGGGCTGGCGTTAGAGGCGATGCAGGAACATAGTGAGGAACTGGGATTGTAGAGGTAAGACACCCTGGCGAGGGTGTCTTTTTTTATGTGCTGTATTTAGGAGGCAGATTTTCATTGAGTAAATGCAAGAAAGCTTGGAAAGGTGACATTTTCACAAGGTAAACACATGATTAAAATTACATTATTGACAAAATATTTACAGAAAAGGTAAAATAACATATATCAATGCGGGCGCTATCGCTGTCGACTTTTAGTCACTTGTTAAAGCAAATCAAAGATTCATCTTGCTGTAGACTGCAAAAGCGAAGTTACCAACTGCAATAGAAGTACACCAGATAACGTAAATGATGGGGAAATGGGTAGCACTTTAATTCAACTCTGCATTTTTATTTTATCTAGCCATAAATATATTACACAGAACTTTATTGGCTAGGGGGGTAACTTCACATGGCCTTAGTTGAGTTTCAGATATACTTTCCTATAGCGGATAGTGTAGTTTTAGAATTTTGGGATTCGAGGACAAAACTGGTGCATATTCCCATGGATATTGATTCCGATGGATATTGGGAAAAAAGTATTAACTTGGATGATGGCTTGTATCACTATTGTTTTTTCATTAATAACAGCTTTCGAGTCAATGACCCACAAACGTTTCCTGCTTATGTTCTAGAAAATGGTAAACCTATATCAAGTCTTGTAATCGAAAATTCCGAGGTTAGAAAATTAAATTATGATTCTGCTAATATAGAAGTTGAATACATAGACATGTATGCCGGAACGTCACGTTTGCCTAGACTCAACAGGGAATTCAGCAATTCTGATGGAGAAATAGGTATAAATATTGATTTCATTAAAGTTAAGGGCATACATCTAGTTAGTTTCGTATGGGTTAATCCTATGTTGGAAATAGCATACGTTTCTGATTGTATCGTATCAGGTAATCCTTCAGGCAAAGGACAAGCAGTTCAAGCTTCGGGTTGGATCACAACTGATCCCAATAATCAGCTAATCCCAGGCAAATGGCATCTTGTAGTTTTAGTAAATGGCAATGAAATTTGTTGTTTGCCATTCTATATACGAAGTTATTTCTACCGACTGCAACAGGGTAGAGTTATAGCCCTGTAAAAAATTAAAAATTATGGGAGGTATGG
Above is a window of Carboxydocella sporoproducens DSM 16521 DNA encoding:
- a CDS encoding alpha/beta hydrolase, which produces MQITGRPVTPLFFPGNRTGIVLIHGFTGSPGEVEPLGRALAAQGWTVQVPLLPGHGTDVEELARTCWRDWVAAAEKAVVELRQKCDRVYLAGLSMGGLISLYLAHYQPVVGVISLAAPIYLKNKKAYLAPYLRWVRRYAPKERQEDGHYLLTHFNYDHIPLAALVSLLEFIRTARKQLPLVQVPVLLIQGDADETVDPASAEYIFHQLGSREKKLLSLPGGRHLLPLGPQRQQVAEAAIAFINSLEEQSNEGVSRRI
- a CDS encoding PaaI family thioesterase, which encodes MKEFQGEYDHWCFACGKQNPRGLHLEFTIEGEEYVTTFTPGPVHQGYPGIMHGGIICTLLDEVMGRYLWKQGLTAPTAELTVRFRRPVPINEPLQVRGRVVNRRGRVIEMEASLILLKDQQVAATATGKFIQIKEGGLTDGQN
- a CDS encoding HDIG domain-containing metalloprotein translates to MDRIEAVQLMEKYVTNTNLRKHCLAAEFVMRRLARHFGEDKKIWGLAGLLHDIDYDQTKDDPARHSQVGADLLAELGLPEEVVYAVRVHNEYHGLPRLSRLDKALYSVDPTTGLIVAGALIRPEKKLAAVDVPFLVNRFHEKSFARGANREQIQACTELGLSLEEFLGLALEAMQEHSEELGL